Proteins encoded by one window of Clostridium bornimense:
- the ribE gene encoding 6,7-dimethyl-8-ribityllumazine synthase, with protein sequence MMIIEGNLVASGLKIAIVAGRFNEFIVGKLVSGAVDAIVRHGGNEEDIDIAYVPGAFELPLAAKKLAKTGKYDAIVALGTVIRGATTHYDYVCSEAAKGIGKISLDEEIPVMFGVVTTENIEQAIERAGTKAGNKGFDAAVSAIEMANLLKNIG encoded by the coding sequence ATGATGATAATTGAAGGAAATTTAGTTGCATCAGGTTTAAAAATTGCTATAGTGGCAGGAAGATTTAATGAATTTATAGTAGGAAAACTAGTTTCAGGAGCAGTAGATGCAATAGTACGTCATGGAGGAAATGAAGAAGATATAGATATAGCCTATGTACCAGGTGCTTTTGAACTACCACTAGCAGCGAAAAAGCTTGCTAAGACTGGAAAATATGATGCTATCGTAGCTTTAGGAACAGTAATAAGAGGAGCAACTACACATTACGATTATGTGTGTTCAGAAGCTGCAAAGGGAATTGGAAAGATCTCTTTAGATGAAGAAATTCCAGTAATGTTTGGTGTAGTTACTACAGAAAATATAGAACAAGCTATTGAAAGAGCTGGAACAAAAGCAGGAAATAAAGGATTTGATGCAGCAGTTTCTGCAATTGAAATGGCAAATTTACTTAAAAATATTGGATAA
- a CDS encoding NAD-dependent epimerase/dehydratase family protein encodes MNTILVLGGSTFVSKAIAKHLISKNYIVDILTRGIIPIEYTGFREHIICDRHDIPNLKKSLENKHYDYIVDISAYEKRDIDFLLNSINKSTIKKYIFCSSGAVYPSTNDIINENYKTGYNENWGSYGTNKKEAEDSLINSDLKYCIFRPTYIYGKDNNLYREKFFIDKILNNETIPIPPNNSSIQFINIDDLVKTFESAITNDDITGIFNLTHPNIYTFEEIVFTIAKALKRDYKIKRVTENIPARSYFPFRDVTYLLNTDKLKNSGLYYPQMDLLEGINCTLAGIL; translated from the coding sequence ATGAATACTATTTTGGTCCTAGGAGGATCTACTTTTGTAAGCAAAGCTATTGCAAAACACTTAATCTCTAAAAATTATATTGTTGATATTTTAACTAGAGGTATTATTCCTATTGAATATACCGGTTTTAGAGAACACATAATCTGCGACAGACATGACATACCCAATCTAAAGAAAAGCCTTGAAAATAAACATTATGATTACATTGTTGATATTTCTGCCTATGAAAAGAGAGATATAGACTTTCTACTGAATTCCATCAATAAATCTACAATAAAAAAATATATCTTTTGTTCCTCTGGTGCTGTTTATCCTAGTACAAATGACATTATTAATGAAAATTACAAAACAGGATACAATGAAAATTGGGGCAGTTATGGAACAAATAAAAAAGAAGCAGAGGACTCTTTAATTAATAGTGACTTAAAATACTGTATTTTTAGACCAACCTATATATATGGCAAAGATAATAATCTATATAGAGAAAAATTTTTTATAGATAAAATATTGAATAATGAAACCATTCCAATTCCTCCAAATAATTCTTCAATCCAATTTATCAATATCGATGATCTTGTTAAAACTTTTGAATCCGCTATAACAAATGATGATATTACTGGTATATTCAACTTAACTCATCCTAACATATACACTTTTGAAGAAATTGTATTCACCATTGCTAAAGCCTTAAAAAGAGACTATAAGATAAAAAGAGTTACAGAAAATATCCCTGCTCGTAGCTATTTTCCTTTTAGGGATGTAACTTATTTGCTTAATACAGATAAACTAAAAAATTCTGGACTATATTATCCACAAATGGATCTCCTTGAAGGTATTAATTGTACTCTCGCTGGTATATTATAA
- a CDS encoding GatB/YqeY domain-containing protein: protein MLKETLKKDEIAAMKAKEKSKVAVLRLINADIKGKEINTRTTLSDEEIVSIIEKNIKQQKETLEYAEKLGDEEKINECNFAIGVLTPYLPAQLSDEEVENMLKEIISTNNYTAKDMGKIMKEIMPKVAGRYERSKINPMVKSLL, encoded by the coding sequence ATGTTAAAAGAGACATTAAAAAAAGATGAAATAGCAGCTATGAAGGCAAAGGAAAAATCTAAAGTTGCTGTTTTAAGATTAATAAATGCTGATATTAAAGGTAAAGAAATTAATACAAGAACTACTTTAAGTGATGAAGAAATAGTCTCTATAATTGAAAAAAACATAAAACAACAAAAAGAGACTTTAGAATATGCTGAAAAACTTGGTGATGAAGAAAAGATTAATGAATGTAATTTTGCTATTGGAGTATTAACACCATATTTGCCAGCTCAATTAAGTGATGAAGAAGTAGAAAATATGCTTAAAGAAATTATAAGTACTAATAATTATACTGCTAAAGATATGGGTAAAATTATGAAAGAAATAATGCCTAAAGTAGCAGGTAGATATGAAAGAAGTAAGATTAATCCAATGGTTAAATCTTTATTATAA
- a CDS encoding DUF4870 domain-containing protein produces the protein MNDDSYKWKGIIAYLFSFVGGLIIYFTEDRNYTLKFHAMQSTVFGLTVAILQVLCKAIPFVGWIISDLIRIIWIIFVVIGAVHAAQNKPYRFPIVGEIAEAAEKIIG, from the coding sequence ATGAATGATGATAGTTATAAGTGGAAAGGAATCATAGCATACTTATTTAGTTTTGTTGGAGGGTTAATTATTTATTTCACTGAAGATAGAAATTATACACTTAAGTTTCATGCTATGCAATCTACTGTTTTTGGACTAACTGTAGCGATATTACAAGTGTTATGCAAAGCAATTCCTTTCGTAGGATGGATTATTTCTGATCTTATTAGAATAATATGGATTATTTTTGTTGTAATAGGTGCTGTACATGCTGCTCAAAATAAACCATATAGATTTCCTATCGTAGGTGAAATAGCAGAAGCAGCAGAAAAAATCATTGGGTAA
- the trpS gene encoding tryptophan--tRNA ligase, whose translation MSENKKVIFSGIQPSGNLTIGNYLGALKNWVKLQDEEEYDCYYCVVDLHAITVKQEPAELRRRTLEVLAIYIAAGLDVDKVTLFIQSHVKAHSEAQWLLNCSTYLGELQRMTQFKDKSAKYSNVGAGLLNYPVLMAVDILLYQTDLVPVGQDQKQHLELTRDLAQRFNNTYSDTFKIPEPYIPKEGAKIMDLQDPTKKMSKSAENPNGYIFIMDPPDVIRKKISRAVTDSLGVVKYDVENQPGVANLMTILSTLTGMSFEEIEKKYEGQGYANFKKDVGEAIVAELEPIQNKVKDILSDKKYLEEVYKKGAEKANYVANKTLRKMQKKIGLIPPAR comes from the coding sequence ATGAGTGAAAATAAGAAAGTTATTTTTAGTGGAATACAACCATCAGGAAATTTAACTATAGGAAATTATTTAGGTGCTTTAAAGAATTGGGTTAAGTTACAAGATGAAGAAGAATATGATTGTTACTATTGTGTTGTAGATTTACATGCAATAACTGTAAAACAAGAGCCAGCAGAGCTTAGAAGAAGAACATTGGAAGTGCTTGCAATATATATAGCAGCTGGATTAGATGTTGATAAAGTTACTTTATTTATACAGTCCCATGTAAAGGCTCATAGTGAAGCTCAATGGCTTTTAAACTGTAGTACTTATCTTGGAGAATTACAAAGAATGACACAATTTAAAGATAAGTCTGCAAAATATTCAAATGTTGGGGCAGGACTTTTGAACTATCCAGTGCTTATGGCTGTTGATATATTGTTATATCAAACTGATTTAGTACCAGTTGGTCAAGATCAAAAGCAACATTTAGAATTAACAAGAGATTTAGCACAAAGATTTAATAACACTTATTCAGATACATTCAAAATACCAGAGCCATATATTCCAAAAGAAGGAGCAAAAATAATGGATCTTCAAGATCCAACTAAAAAGATGAGTAAGTCAGCAGAAAATCCTAATGGCTATATATTTATTATGGATCCACCAGATGTTATTAGAAAGAAGATTTCAAGAGCAGTAACAGATTCATTAGGTGTAGTTAAGTATGATGTTGAAAATCAACCTGGTGTTGCAAATCTTATGACAATATTAAGCACTCTTACAGGTATGAGCTTTGAAGAGATAGAAAAGAAATATGAAGGTCAAGGATATGCTAACTTTAAGAAAGATGTAGGTGAAGCTATAGTTGCTGAATTAGAACCTATTCAAAATAAGGTAAAGGATATTTTAAGTGATAAAAAGTATCTTGAAGAAGTTTATAAAAAAGGTGCAGAAAAAGCTAATTATGTAGCTAATAAAACATTAAGAAAAATGCAAAAGAAAATAGGACTTATACCACCAGCAAGATAA
- a CDS encoding radical SAM/SPASM domain-containing protein, translating to MKNKLVLQWHITSRCNKRCSHCYQEEYSDKEFTTSELLDIGSQYLELLREYNKVYGVKEKGHINITGGEPFIREDIFKILDFFKDNKDEFTFGILTNGSLIDEKVVKKLSEYNPRMVQVSLDGDKDTHDKIRGRGAYEEVLNALKMLNRYKIKGIVSFTANNENYKRISKVIKVARRAKAYKVWSDRMVPIGSGSSGSIRTLSSDEVVDYLSIMRKEKSKFINRYRKTIISMDRSLQFLSGEGSCYKCSAGDGLVIVLENGDVLPCRRLPIKAGNIKEKRLNEIYFNSDVMKEIRNISNKVPKQCEKCSFYDICGGGAKCISYGIYGDYTIADYGCPIKNREL from the coding sequence TTGAAGAATAAATTAGTTTTACAGTGGCATATAACAAGTAGATGTAATAAGAGATGTAGCCATTGTTATCAGGAAGAGTATAGTGATAAAGAATTTACTACAAGTGAGCTATTAGATATAGGGAGTCAATATCTAGAATTATTACGGGAATATAACAAAGTATATGGTGTAAAGGAAAAAGGTCATATTAATATAACCGGTGGAGAACCTTTTATAAGAGAAGATATATTTAAAATATTAGATTTTTTTAAAGATAATAAAGATGAATTTACATTTGGTATTTTGACTAATGGTTCATTGATAGATGAAAAGGTTGTAAAAAAACTTAGTGAATATAACCCTAGAATGGTACAAGTAAGCTTAGATGGTGATAAGGATACTCATGATAAGATTCGAGGCAGAGGAGCTTATGAGGAGGTTTTAAATGCTCTTAAAATGCTAAATAGGTATAAAATAAAAGGAATAGTCTCATTTACTGCGAATAATGAAAATTATAAGAGAATATCAAAGGTTATAAAAGTGGCGAGAAGGGCTAAGGCATATAAAGTTTGGTCCGATAGAATGGTTCCTATTGGTTCAGGTAGTAGTGGATCGATAAGAACATTAAGTAGTGATGAAGTTGTAGATTATTTATCTATAATGAGGAAAGAAAAGAGTAAATTTATTAATAGGTATAGAAAAACTATAATTTCAATGGATAGAAGTTTACAGTTTTTATCTGGGGAAGGAAGTTGTTATAAGTGTAGTGCCGGAGATGGATTAGTTATAGTGTTAGAAAATGGAGATGTACTTCCTTGTAGAAGATTACCTATAAAAGCTGGAAATATAAAAGAAAAGAGGCTTAATGAAATATATTTTAATAGTGATGTTATGAAAGAGATAAGAAATATAAGTAATAAAGTTCCTAAACAATGTGAGAAATGTAGTTTCTATGATATATGTGGTGGTGGAGCAAAATGTATATCCTATGGTATATATGGAGACTATACCATTGCTGATTATGGATGTCCGATAAAAAATAGAGAATTATAG
- a CDS encoding formate/nitrite transporter family protein, giving the protein MGFFTPAENASNFINVGLKKTTEKPIKIFLLAVMAGAFIAITGSGVGVATHAITNASLSKLIGGLIFPCGLTMVILAGSELFTGNMLISISCLEKKSKWSGMIKNLVIVYLGNFVGSILVVWILSIGKQWDLSSGLLGAMTIKTAVAKVSLPFVSVLMLGIMCNFLICIAVWIASAAKDAAGKVIGLFLPVAFMIFCGFEHCIANMYFIPAGIFALNNPEYVNKAIELGVNVDKLSWGTFITNNLIPATIGNIIGGFCIGLVYWAVYLKKNKTFIENKKSERETA; this is encoded by the coding sequence TTGGGATTTTTCACACCGGCAGAAAATGCTTCTAATTTTATTAATGTTGGATTAAAAAAGACTACAGAGAAACCTATAAAAATATTTTTACTTGCAGTAATGGCAGGAGCCTTTATTGCCATTACTGGATCAGGAGTTGGTGTAGCAACACATGCTATCACTAATGCCTCTTTATCAAAACTTATAGGAGGCTTAATTTTCCCTTGTGGATTAACGATGGTTATTCTTGCGGGATCAGAGTTATTTACAGGAAATATGTTAATTTCTATTTCGTGTCTAGAGAAAAAATCGAAATGGTCAGGAATGATTAAAAATCTTGTTATAGTATATTTAGGTAACTTTGTTGGATCCATTTTAGTGGTATGGATACTATCAATAGGAAAACAATGGGATTTGTCATCAGGGCTTTTAGGGGCTATGACTATAAAAACAGCTGTAGCTAAAGTATCATTACCATTTGTATCCGTATTAATGCTTGGAATAATGTGCAATTTTCTAATATGCATAGCTGTCTGGATTGCATCAGCAGCAAAAGATGCTGCTGGAAAAGTTATAGGACTATTTTTACCTGTAGCTTTTATGATTTTCTGTGGATTTGAGCACTGTATTGCAAATATGTATTTTATACCTGCAGGTATTTTTGCTCTTAATAATCCTGAATATGTAAATAAGGCTATTGAATTAGGAGTGAATGTGGATAAGTTAAGTTGGGGCACATTCATAACAAACAATTTGATACCGGCTACTATAGGAAATATAATTGGAGGATTTTGTATTGGATTGGTATATTGGGCAGTTTATTTAAAGAAAAACAAAACCTTCATAGAAAATAAAAAGTCAGAAAGGGAAACGGCGTAG
- a CDS encoding clostri-philic family protein: MVNKHGSCNPMQKGTRRQKLHENQNNVGNPKKDSGYEDFDGNPIE; the protein is encoded by the coding sequence ATGGTTAACAAGCATGGTTCATGTAACCCAATGCAAAAAGGAACAAGAAGACAAAAACTTCATGAAAATCAAAATAATGTAGGGAATCCTAAAAAAGATTCAGGGTATGAAGATTTTGATGGAAATCCTATAGAATAA
- the yidA gene encoding sugar-phosphatase: MYKLIALDMDGTLLRDDKTISPAVKEAISKAKSKGVKVVLSTGRPINGINRYLKELNLLEDGDIASSFNGGLVLETKSENVIYQCHMPKESFEELYNLSQELNIHIHALTKDAVLTPNKDISKYSVLEAFMNDIYLYYEDSSKLIGSEEYIKIMFIDHPEKLDKAIEKLPSWLYEKYNVVRSAEHFLEILPKEVDKGLGLVMLANKLGIKIEETIGVGDAGNDLNLIKSAGLGVAMGNAFDFVKEAADYVAKTNEEDGVAEVINKFILEEQ, translated from the coding sequence ATGTACAAACTAATAGCCCTTGATATGGATGGTACTCTTTTAAGAGATGACAAAACTATATCTCCAGCTGTCAAAGAAGCAATATCTAAAGCAAAATCTAAAGGAGTTAAAGTAGTATTATCTACAGGAAGACCTATAAATGGTATAAATAGATACCTTAAAGAACTTAATCTTTTAGAAGATGGTGATATTGCTTCCTCTTTTAATGGTGGACTAGTTCTTGAAACAAAGTCTGAAAATGTAATATATCAATGTCATATGCCAAAAGAATCTTTTGAAGAATTATATAATTTATCACAAGAATTAAACATACACATACATGCTTTAACAAAAGATGCTGTATTAACACCAAATAAAGATATTTCTAAATACTCTGTCTTAGAAGCTTTTATGAATGATATATATCTTTATTATGAAGATAGTTCAAAGTTAATTGGAAGTGAAGAGTATATAAAAATAATGTTTATAGATCATCCTGAAAAACTAGATAAAGCAATTGAAAAACTTCCATCTTGGCTTTATGAAAAATATAATGTAGTAAGAAGTGCTGAACACTTCTTAGAAATATTACCTAAGGAAGTAGACAAAGGTTTAGGGTTAGTTATGCTTGCAAATAAACTTGGAATTAAAATAGAAGAAACCATCGGTGTTGGTGATGCTGGTAATGATTTGAACCTTATTAAGTCTGCCGGTCTTGGCGTAGCTATGGGTAATGCTTTTGACTTCGTAAAAGAAGCTGCCGATTATGTTGCTAAAACTAATGAAGAAGATGGCGTTGCTGAAGTAATTAATAAATTTATATTAGAAGAACAATAG
- a CDS encoding ATP-binding protein — protein sequence MTTRIAILGGPRCGKTTLIQQLYVDMKIMGLDVGFATEYSTDYLRDKGMIETIAEQYGIYLGQLRIENQLSVHDYALTDYATFVPYIYGRFMIGNRKRTVKEIEILKDLYNLALNDIGKYDYIFFLPREFGYERDGVRWQDEEVALAVDNAIKAFLDSEHITYRELDGTTKERAEKILDILGLKKDEK from the coding sequence ATGACTACAAGAATTGCCATATTAGGTGGACCAAGATGTGGAAAAACTACATTGATACAACAATTATATGTGGATATGAAAATAATGGGCCTAGATGTAGGTTTTGCTACAGAGTATTCAACTGATTATTTAAGAGACAAAGGTATGATAGAAACTATAGCTGAACAGTATGGAATATATTTAGGTCAATTGAGAATAGAAAATCAATTAAGTGTACATGATTATGCTCTTACAGATTATGCTACCTTTGTACCATATATTTATGGTAGATTTATGATAGGAAATAGGAAACGCACTGTAAAAGAAATAGAAATACTTAAGGACTTATATAATTTAGCTTTAAATGATATAGGAAAATATGATTATATATTTTTTCTTCCAAGAGAATTTGGATATGAAAGAGATGGAGTTAGATGGCAGGATGAAGAAGTTGCATTAGCTGTGGATAACGCAATAAAGGCATTTTTAGATAGTGAACATATAACTTATCGAGAATTAGATGGAACAACAAAAGAAAGAGCGGAAAAGATTTTAGATATTTTAGGACTTAAAAAGGATGAAAAATAG
- a CDS encoding peptide chain release factor 3 — MSNIKSEIDRRRTFAIISHPDAGKTTITEKLLLYGGAIREAGSVKARKASKHAVSDWMEIEKQRGISVTSSVLEFSYDGFKINILDTPGHQDFSEDTYRTLMAADAAVMVIDGAKGIEDQTRKLFNVCSLREIPIFTFVNKMDRETKDPFELLEELEKELGIKSYPMNWPIGSGKEFKGVYDRVGERIIAFDGGNHGSTQAKTIEGHLGDSEFDEVLGGHLHEKLQEDIELLDMAGDEFDLDAVREGRLTPVFFGSALTNFGVEPFLKEFLKLTPPPLARNSSKGEIDVYNEPFSAFIFKIQANMNKAHRDRIAFMRICSGKFEKGLEVKHVQKNTKIKLSQPQQFLAQDREIIEEAYAGDIIGVFDPGIFSIGDTLCVGDKFKFEGIPTFAPEHFARVRPVDTMKRKQFVKGVTQIAQEGAIQVFKELRIGMEEIIVGVVGVLQFEVLEYRLKNEYNVDIKMERLPFRSIRWIESSETPLDKLSLTSDTKLVNDLKERPILLFQSDWAISWALEHNDGLILSDIGKSEE; from the coding sequence TTGAGTAATATAAAGAGTGAAATTGATAGAAGAAGAACCTTTGCAATTATATCTCACCCTGACGCAGGTAAAACTACTATTACTGAAAAGTTACTTTTATATGGAGGAGCTATAAGAGAAGCAGGATCTGTAAAGGCAAGAAAAGCATCTAAGCATGCAGTATCTGACTGGATGGAGATTGAAAAACAAAGAGGTATTTCTGTTACTTCTTCAGTATTAGAATTTAGTTATGATGGATTTAAAATAAACATATTAGATACACCGGGACACCAAGACTTCTCAGAGGATACTTATAGAACATTGATGGCAGCAGATGCAGCTGTTATGGTAATTGATGGTGCAAAAGGTATAGAAGATCAAACAAGAAAGTTATTTAATGTATGTTCATTAAGAGAAATACCTATATTTACTTTTGTAAATAAGATGGATAGAGAAACTAAGGATCCATTTGAACTATTAGAGGAACTGGAAAAAGAGCTTGGAATAAAATCATATCCAATGAATTGGCCTATAGGTAGCGGAAAAGAATTTAAAGGTGTTTATGATAGAGTTGGAGAAAGAATTATAGCTTTCGATGGTGGAAATCATGGATCTACTCAAGCTAAAACTATAGAAGGTCATCTTGGAGATAGTGAATTTGATGAAGTTTTAGGCGGACATCTTCATGAAAAATTACAAGAGGATATAGAACTACTTGATATGGCTGGAGATGAATTTGATTTAGATGCTGTTAGAGAAGGAAGATTAACACCAGTATTCTTTGGATCCGCATTAACAAATTTTGGAGTGGAACCGTTCTTAAAAGAGTTTTTAAAGCTTACACCTCCACCGCTAGCTAGAAATTCATCTAAAGGTGAGATTGATGTATATAATGAACCATTCTCAGCATTTATATTTAAGATTCAGGCTAATATGAATAAGGCTCATAGAGATAGAATTGCATTTATGAGAATATGTTCAGGAAAATTTGAAAAAGGTTTAGAAGTTAAGCATGTGCAAAAAAATACAAAAATTAAGTTATCACAGCCACAACAATTCTTAGCTCAAGATAGAGAGATTATAGAAGAGGCATATGCAGGTGATATCATTGGTGTGTTTGACCCAGGTATTTTTTCAATAGGGGATACACTTTGCGTAGGTGATAAATTTAAGTTTGAGGGAATACCTACATTTGCACCTGAACATTTTGCAAGAGTTAGACCTGTAGATACTATGAAGAGAAAACAGTTTGTAAAAGGTGTTACTCAAATAGCACAAGAAGGTGCGATTCAGGTGTTTAAAGAATTGCGTATTGGTATGGAAGAGATAATCGTTGGTGTTGTTGGGGTTCTACAATTTGAAGTTCTAGAATATAGACTGAAAAATGAGTATAATGTAGACATTAAAATGGAAAGACTTCCATTTAGAAGCATAAGATGGATTGAAAGTAGTGAAACTCCATTAGATAAATTATCTCTTACATCAGACACTAAGTTAGTTAATGACTTAAAAGAAAGACCAATTCTTTTATTCCAAAGTGATTGGGCAATATCATGGGCTTTAGAGCATAATGACGGCTTAATATTATCAGATATAGGTAAAAGTGAAGAATAA
- a CDS encoding CBS domain-containing protein, translating to MNVAFFLTPKTEVIYEKIDSTMRQVLERMEYHRYTAIPLIDNEGKYVGTITEGDLLWKLKNTPGLDFKNTEKVSIKDIERRFINHPVSINAEIEDLISKAITQNFIPIVDDEGIFIGIIKRSDIINYCYEKIKK from the coding sequence GTGAATGTAGCTTTTTTTCTTACTCCTAAAACGGAAGTTATTTATGAAAAAATAGATTCAACAATGAGACAAGTACTAGAGAGAATGGAATATCATAGGTATACAGCGATTCCATTAATAGATAATGAAGGTAAGTATGTTGGGACAATAACAGAGGGAGATTTATTATGGAAACTTAAAAATACACCAGGGTTAGATTTTAAGAATACGGAAAAAGTTTCTATAAAAGATATTGAAAGAAGGTTTATAAATCATCCTGTTTCTATAAATGCAGAAATTGAAGATTTAATTTCAAAAGCAATAACTCAAAACTTCATTCCTATAGTAGATGATGAAGGAATCTTTATAGGGATAATAAAGAGAAGTGACATAATAAACTATTGTTATGAGAAAATAAAGAAGTAG
- a CDS encoding ECF transporter S component, with protein MENRIARKGKTYDLVLTGIFAALIFVVTYATHFPFPTMGIGPKILVHLGDAALYLSVIMIGTRRGTIAAAIGMGLFDILSPYIIWAPVTIIAKAGMAFIAGLFINGNKREGKSVKFNIIGSIIAGIYMIVMYWIGGAIITILTTKNVGIVASLIANTEGIPGNIIQVVLGIVVAVPLGAAINKVKKR; from the coding sequence ATGGAGAATAGGATAGCTAGAAAAGGTAAAACTTATGATTTAGTACTTACGGGTATTTTTGCAGCATTAATATTTGTTGTAACATATGCTACACACTTTCCTTTTCCAACAATGGGGATAGGACCAAAAATATTGGTTCATTTAGGTGATGCTGCTTTATATTTATCTGTAATTATGATTGGAACTAGAAGAGGAACAATAGCGGCAGCAATTGGAATGGGGTTATTTGATATTTTAAGTCCATATATAATATGGGCTCCTGTAACAATAATCGCAAAAGCTGGTATGGCATTTATTGCGGGATTATTTATTAATGGTAATAAAAGAGAAGGAAAATCAGTTAAGTTTAATATAATAGGATCTATTATTGCTGGAATCTACATGATAGTTATGTATTGGATAGGTGGAGCTATAATAACTATACTTACTACAAAAAATGTAGGGATTGTAGCAAGTCTAATTGCAAATACAGAAGGAATACCAGGAAATATAATACAAGTAGTCCTTGGCATAGTTGTAGCAGTACCATTAGGAGCAGCTATAAATAAGGTTAAGAAGAGATAG
- the tyrS gene encoding tyrosine--tRNA ligase encodes MSVIDTLLERGYIKQFTHEQETRELLDKEKITFYIGFDPTADSLHVGHFIAMMFMAHMQKAGHRPIALIGGGTAMIGDPSGKTDMRKMLTAEQIQHNVESIKKQMERFIDFEDDKALIVNNADWLLNLNYVEFIRDIGVHFSVNRMLTAECFKQRMETGLTFLEFNYMLMQGYDFLVLNQKYNCVMELGGDDQWSNMIAGVDLIRKKERKPAFAMTCTLLTNSEGKKMGKTENGALWLDPAKTSPYEFYQYWRNVGDADVEKCLALLTFLPMDEVRRLGALKDKEINEAKKILAFEVTKLVHGEEEAKKAKEASEALFGGGINLDNVPTVTISKDDLGQGVLEIISKTKIVPSKSEGRRLIQQGGISVNGEKVSDPFLPVIEDMFEDGHMMVKRGKKNFYKVEIE; translated from the coding sequence ATGAGTGTTATTGATACACTATTAGAACGTGGATACATAAAACAATTTACTCATGAACAAGAAACAAGAGAGTTATTAGATAAGGAAAAGATAACTTTTTATATAGGCTTTGACCCAACGGCAGATTCATTACATGTAGGACATTTTATAGCAATGATGTTTATGGCACATATGCAAAAAGCAGGTCATAGACCAATAGCATTAATAGGTGGAGGAACAGCAATGATTGGTGATCCTTCAGGAAAGACAGATATGAGAAAAATGCTTACAGCAGAACAAATTCAACATAATGTAGAATCTATTAAGAAACAAATGGAAAGATTTATTGATTTTGAAGATGATAAAGCATTGATCGTAAATAATGCAGATTGGCTTTTAAATTTAAATTATGTAGAATTTATAAGAGATATTGGTGTTCATTTTTCTGTTAATAGAATGCTTACAGCAGAATGTTTTAAACAAAGAATGGAAACAGGTCTTACATTTTTAGAATTTAATTATATGTTAATGCAAGGGTACGATTTCTTAGTTTTAAATCAAAAGTACAATTGTGTAATGGAACTTGGTGGAGATGATCAATGGTCAAACATGATTGCTGGTGTTGATTTAATAAGAAAGAAGGAAAGAAAGCCAGCTTTCGCTATGACATGTACATTGTTAACTAATTCAGAAGGAAAGAAAATGGGTAAAACTGAAAATGGTGCATTATGGCTAGATCCAGCTAAAACTTCTCCATATGAGTTTTATCAATACTGGAGAAATGTTGGTGATGCAGATGTTGAAAAGTGCTTAGCATTATTAACATTCTTACCTATGGATGAAGTAAGAAGACTAGGTGCTCTTAAAGATAAAGAAATAAATGAAGCTAAGAAGATATTAGCATTTGAGGTTACTAAACTTGTTCATGGAGAAGAAGAAGCTAAAAAAGCTAAGGAAGCTTCTGAAGCTCTATTTGGAGGCGGAATAAATTTAGATAACGTACCAACAGTTACAATATCTAAAGATGATTTAGGGCAAGGTGTTTTAGAGATTATTTCTAAAACAAAGATAGTGCCATCAAAATCAGAAGGAAGAAGACTTATTCAACAAGGTGGAATTTCAGTTAATGGAGAAAAGGTTTCTGATCCATTTTTACCGGTTATAGAAGATATGTTTGAAGATGGTCATATGATGGTTAAGAGAGGGAAGAAAAACTTCTACAAAGTAGAAATAGAGTAA